The following proteins come from a genomic window of Azospirillum humicireducens:
- a CDS encoding PAS domain-containing sensor histidine kinase — protein MASSIAESPPRSGTLPQPGTTAGPQPQVLPAPQIPPSNQPRRFGIAVRITLGLSVMALLVVLIGGVSMSSFRLFRAEVTALSTTTLPEVIASADLHGSLQKLVAQLPQLAAATSTPQRRSIYDGLVTELDSMQLLVARMRGLMKESGNEDGERDGNVRLLEQTRSTLLILAATVADLNAEVTRQIDYGDRQAEATRGLSRLAASMESMPDTGAWAVRIGALMARAAGATQLDHLSRLKGEARAAERTLADLARLPADAPDTTGQMMATVQEELFSLLIAPGGLFHSAIDRLQARNRAQALTGQARVLVETVERSTRTLYDSIRDQSAQRTDALAELIAERSRTVMMLAGASIILAVCVYFIFRRFLSSRLVAMNRAVLARLSASHGDAGRQRADGGAPAGPATKAAVPVPVDGDDEITDIGASIRYFIEEIDRRQRALADNERRFRDLVEGSIQGIIIHRDFHPLYANDSFAAMLGLTVAEVMALPSLLSLVPVDERNGLIDNYDRLLDGGSTPRRRIRACRPDGGRLWVELTGRRVDWMDGPAIQAVVVDVTREVEAENALRQSRDAAERALCELKATQTSLIQAEKMASLGQLVAGVAHEVNTPIGITITGASQLQTLIEELSERHAAGALKKSDFQRFLSDGMEMANLILSNSTRAANLVQSFKLVAVDQSSDERRAFLLRDYIDELLRSLHPTYKARAALTISIDCPGDLELDGYPGALSQILTNLIMNALIHALDPEQPGRIAISARPFAGDMVELSVADDGNGIAPEVLPKIFDPFFTTRRGSGGSGLGLHIVYNLVTGRLHGTIGVESRPGQGTRFILHFPRVIAAA, from the coding sequence ATGGCATCCTCGATCGCCGAGAGCCCGCCGCGGTCCGGCACATTGCCCCAACCGGGGACCACCGCCGGGCCCCAGCCGCAGGTGCTGCCGGCGCCGCAGATTCCGCCGTCGAACCAGCCGCGGCGTTTCGGCATCGCCGTGCGCATCACGCTGGGGCTCTCGGTGATGGCCCTGCTGGTGGTGCTGATCGGCGGCGTTTCGATGTCCTCCTTCCGGCTGTTCCGGGCGGAGGTGACGGCTTTGTCGACCACCACCCTGCCGGAGGTCATCGCCAGCGCCGATCTGCACGGCTCCCTGCAGAAGCTGGTGGCGCAGCTGCCACAGCTTGCCGCCGCCACCTCGACCCCGCAGCGCCGCTCCATCTATGACGGGTTGGTGACGGAGCTGGACTCCATGCAGCTCCTCGTCGCCCGCATGCGCGGACTGATGAAGGAGAGCGGCAATGAGGACGGCGAGCGCGACGGCAATGTCCGCCTGCTGGAACAGACCCGGTCCACCCTGCTGATCCTGGCCGCCACCGTCGCCGACCTGAATGCCGAGGTCACGCGCCAGATCGACTATGGCGACCGCCAGGCCGAGGCGACGCGGGGGTTGAGCCGGCTGGCCGCCTCCATGGAAAGCATGCCCGATACCGGCGCCTGGGCCGTCCGCATCGGCGCGCTGATGGCGCGGGCGGCGGGCGCCACCCAACTGGACCATCTCAGCCGCCTGAAGGGCGAAGCGCGGGCGGCCGAACGCACGCTGGCCGATCTGGCGCGCCTGCCCGCCGATGCGCCGGACACGACCGGCCAGATGATGGCCACCGTGCAGGAGGAGCTGTTCTCGCTGCTGATCGCGCCGGGCGGGCTGTTCCACAGCGCCATCGACCGGCTGCAGGCGCGCAACCGCGCCCAGGCCCTGACCGGACAGGCCCGCGTGCTGGTGGAGACGGTCGAACGGTCGACCCGGACGCTTTACGATTCGATCCGCGACCAGTCGGCCCAGCGAACCGACGCCCTGGCCGAATTGATCGCCGAGCGGTCGCGCACCGTGATGATGCTGGCAGGCGCGTCGATCATCCTGGCGGTCTGCGTCTATTTCATCTTCCGGCGCTTCCTGTCCTCGCGGCTGGTGGCGATGAACCGGGCGGTGCTGGCCCGGCTGTCGGCGAGCCACGGAGACGCCGGCCGGCAGCGGGCCGACGGTGGTGCGCCTGCAGGACCGGCAACGAAGGCTGCCGTACCGGTTCCGGTGGATGGCGACGACGAGATCACCGACATCGGCGCCTCGATCCGCTATTTCATCGAAGAGATCGACCGGCGCCAGCGGGCGCTGGCCGACAACGAGCGGCGGTTCCGCGATCTGGTCGAAGGATCGATCCAGGGCATCATCATCCACCGCGACTTCCACCCGCTCTATGCCAACGACAGCTTCGCCGCCATGCTGGGTCTGACGGTGGCCGAGGTGATGGCGCTGCCGTCCCTGCTGTCGCTGGTGCCGGTGGACGAACGCAACGGTCTGATCGACAATTACGACCGGCTGCTGGACGGCGGGTCGACGCCGCGCCGCCGCATCCGCGCCTGCCGCCCTGACGGCGGCCGCCTGTGGGTGGAGTTGACCGGCCGGCGGGTCGACTGGATGGACGGTCCGGCGATCCAGGCGGTGGTGGTCGACGTCACCCGCGAGGTTGAGGCGGAAAATGCGCTGCGCCAGTCGCGCGATGCCGCCGAGCGGGCGCTCTGCGAGTTGAAGGCGACCCAGACCAGCCTGATCCAGGCGGAAAAGATGGCCTCTCTGGGCCAGCTGGTCGCCGGTGTGGCGCATGAGGTGAACACCCCCATCGGCATCACGATCACCGGCGCCTCCCAGCTGCAGACGCTGATCGAGGAATTGTCGGAGCGGCATGCCGCCGGCGCGCTGAAGAAGTCGGACTTCCAGCGTTTCCTCAGCGACGGCATGGAGATGGCCAACCTGATCCTGTCCAACAGCACCCGCGCCGCCAATCTGGTGCAGAGCTTCAAGCTGGTTGCTGTCGACCAGTCCAGCGACGAACGCCGCGCCTTCCTGCTGCGGGACTACATCGACGAGCTTTTGCGCAGCCTGCATCCGACCTACAAGGCGCGGGCGGCGCTGACGATTTCGATCGACTGTCCGGGAGACCTGGAACTGGACGGCTATCCGGGAGCCCTGTCGCAGATTCTGACCAACCTGATCATGAATGCCCTGATCCATGCGCTCGACCCGGAACAGCCCGGCCGCATCGCGATATCCGCCCGTCCTTTTGCCGGTGACATGGTGGAGCTGTCGGTGGCCGACGACGGCAACGGGATCGCGCCGGAGGTTCTGCCGAAGATCTTCGATCCCTTCTTCACAACCCGTCGCGGCAGCGGTGGCAGCGGGCTTGGGCTGCACATCGTCTACAATCTGGTGACCGGCCGCCTGCATGGCACCATCGGGGTGGAAAGCCGCCCCGGCCAGGGCACCCGCTTCATCCTGCATTTCCCCCGTGTCATCGCCGCGGCCTGA